A genomic segment from Comamonas terrigena NBRC 13299 encodes:
- the urtE gene encoding urea ABC transporter ATP-binding subunit UrtE, which produces MLEVRNLHQYYGGSHILRDVSVQAVPGSITVLLGRNGVGKTTLLKSLMGLVPIKSGTISWNGKPIQGLTPYERARSGIGFVPQGREIFGRLSVEDNLRMGLAYKSGRTPIPQDLYALFPVLQQMLHRRGGDLSGGQQQQLAIARALAPAPGLLILDEPTEGIQPSIIKDIGRVIRMLAKERGMAVLLCEQYYDFAEELADHYLVMERGEVIASGPGSEMQEKGIQKLVAI; this is translated from the coding sequence ATGCTTGAAGTTCGCAACCTGCACCAGTACTACGGCGGCTCCCACATCCTGCGCGATGTGAGCGTGCAGGCCGTGCCCGGCAGCATCACCGTGCTGCTGGGCCGCAACGGCGTGGGCAAGACCACGCTGCTCAAGAGCCTGATGGGCTTGGTGCCGATCAAGAGCGGCACCATCAGCTGGAACGGCAAGCCCATCCAGGGCCTGACGCCGTACGAGCGCGCGCGCAGCGGTATCGGTTTTGTGCCCCAGGGGCGCGAGATCTTTGGCCGTCTGAGCGTGGAGGACAACCTGCGCATGGGCCTGGCCTACAAGAGCGGTCGCACGCCGATTCCGCAGGATCTGTATGCGCTGTTCCCGGTGCTCCAGCAGATGCTGCACCGCCGCGGCGGTGACCTGTCCGGCGGCCAGCAGCAACAGCTGGCCATTGCCCGTGCGCTGGCACCTGCGCCGGGGCTGCTGATTCTGGACGAGCCCACCGAAGGCATACAGCCCAGCATCATCAAGGACATCGGCCGCGTGATCCGCATGCTGGCCAAGGAGCGTGGCATGGCCGTGCTGCTGTGCGAGCAGTACTACGACTTTGCCGAGGAACTGGCCGACCACTACCTGGTGATGGAGCGCGGCGAGGTGATTGCTAGCGGGCCGGGCAGCGAGATGCAGGAAAAAGGCATCCAGAAGCTGGTGGCGATCTGA
- a CDS encoding ABC transporter permease, which produces MNKLNNKLLERWSPWLLLLAVIVLWQVVCSAFQVSEFIFPSPWLILQQFLEFHAVIAGHAWRTFWVTMAGFGIAIVVGVLLGFLIGSSRLAYAAVYPLMTAFNALPKAAFVPILVVWFGIGIGPAILTAFLISFFPIMVNIATGLATLEPELEDVLRVLGAKRWDVLMKVGLPRSLPYFYGSLKVAITLAFVGTTVSEMTAANEGIGYLLISAGSSMQMGLAFAGLLVVGAMAMVMYELFSLVEKRTTAWAHRGANNH; this is translated from the coding sequence ATGAACAAACTGAACAACAAACTGCTGGAACGCTGGTCCCCCTGGCTGCTGCTGCTCGCCGTGATCGTGCTGTGGCAGGTGGTCTGCTCGGCCTTCCAGGTGTCGGAATTCATCTTCCCCAGCCCCTGGCTGATCCTGCAGCAATTCCTGGAATTCCACGCCGTGATCGCCGGCCACGCCTGGCGCACCTTCTGGGTGACGATGGCCGGCTTTGGCATCGCCATCGTGGTCGGCGTGCTGCTGGGCTTTCTGATCGGCAGCTCGCGCCTGGCCTACGCCGCCGTCTACCCGCTGATGACCGCCTTCAACGCCCTGCCCAAGGCGGCTTTCGTGCCGATTCTGGTGGTGTGGTTCGGCATCGGCATTGGCCCGGCCATCCTGACGGCGTTCCTGATCAGCTTCTTTCCCATCATGGTCAACATCGCCACCGGCCTGGCCACGCTGGAGCCCGAGCTGGAAGACGTGCTGCGCGTGCTGGGCGCCAAGCGCTGGGATGTGCTGATGAAGGTGGGTCTGCCGCGCTCGCTGCCCTACTTCTACGGCTCGCTCAAGGTCGCCATCACGCTGGCCTTTGTGGGCACCACGGTGTCGGAGATGACGGCGGCCAACGAAGGCATTGGCTACCTGCTGATCTCGGCCGGCTCGTCCATGCAGATGGGCCTGGCATTTGCCGGCCTGCTGGTGGTGGGGGCCATGGCCATGGTGATGTACGAGCTGTTCAGCCTGGTGGAAAAGCGCACCACCGCCTGGGCCCACCGCGGCGCCAACAACCACTGA
- the urtD gene encoding urea ABC transporter ATP-binding protein UrtD — MTPDLMEEGTRRMQAVAVKAAQDTESGGRKAGYSRIATPGEVDTTHGRILYLEDVHVSFDGFKAINGLNLDIAPGELRCIIGPNGAGKTTMMDIITGKTRPDSGTVFFGSTIDLLRHNEPQIAQLGIGRKFQKPTVFEQLTVFENLELALKTHKGVKHSMFFRLDSTQSDRLAEVLHTIHLAGSVHRMAGELSHGQKQWLEIGMLLMQDPKLLLLDEPVAGMTDDETARTAELFLRLKGQHSLMVVEHDMSFIATISEKVTVLCDGSVLAEGTLAQVQADERVIEVYLGR; from the coding sequence ATGACGCCCGATCTGATGGAAGAAGGCACGCGCCGCATGCAGGCGGTGGCGGTCAAGGCGGCGCAGGACACGGAATCCGGCGGGCGCAAGGCGGGCTACTCGCGCATCGCCACACCGGGTGAGGTGGACACCACGCACGGCCGCATCCTGTACCTGGAGGACGTGCATGTCAGCTTTGACGGCTTCAAGGCCATCAACGGTCTGAACCTGGACATCGCCCCGGGCGAGCTGCGCTGCATCATCGGCCCCAATGGCGCGGGCAAGACCACGATGATGGACATCATCACCGGTAAGACCCGGCCCGACAGCGGCACCGTGTTCTTCGGCTCCACCATCGACCTGCTGCGCCACAACGAGCCCCAGATCGCCCAGCTGGGCATCGGTCGCAAGTTCCAGAAACCCACGGTCTTCGAGCAGCTCACGGTGTTCGAGAACCTGGAGCTGGCGCTCAAGACCCACAAGGGGGTCAAGCACAGCATGTTCTTCCGGCTCGACAGCACGCAGAGCGACCGCCTGGCCGAGGTGCTGCACACCATCCACCTGGCGGGCAGCGTGCACCGCATGGCCGGCGAGCTCAGCCACGGGCAGAAGCAGTGGCTGGAGATCGGCATGCTGCTGATGCAGGACCCCAAGCTGCTGCTGCTCGATGAACCGGTGGCGGGCATGACGGACGACGAAACTGCGCGCACGGCCGAGCTGTTCCTGCGCCTCAAGGGCCAGCATTCGCTGATGGTGGTGGAACACGACATGTCGTTCATCGCCACCATCAGCGAAAAAGTGACCGTGCTGTGCGACGGCAGCGTGCTGGCCGAAGGCACGCTGGCCCAGGTGCAGGCCGATGAGCGCGTGATCGAGGTCTACCTGGGGCGCTGA
- a CDS encoding ABC transporter substrate-binding protein: protein MNKRSFLRSAMAVLATTATTWAVAASPALTPLKFQLDWRFEGPAALFVHPEQKGYFKETGLDVNVEAASGAGAIQRVASGTHDLGFADLAALMEFHANNPDAPIKPVAIMVIYNTTPASVMALKKSGITKASDLTGKKLGAPIFDAGRRTFPIFAQANGVGEVQWTTMDPPLRETMLARGDLDAVTGYTFTSLLNLETRGVKREDIVVLPYATHGVQLYGNVIIASPKLIAEKPEAVRAFLKAFAKGAKEAIANPEAAIASMKAKDGLVNTALEVKRLKLTIDTAIDSKGARDEGFGQLRKERLAQMAEQVSKAYATKNPVPANAVWNGSFLPSAAELDVLPKR, encoded by the coding sequence GTGAACAAACGTTCCTTTCTGCGTAGCGCCATGGCCGTTCTGGCCACCACCGCCACCACCTGGGCTGTCGCCGCCAGCCCGGCACTGACCCCGCTCAAGTTCCAGCTGGACTGGCGCTTCGAGGGCCCGGCCGCCCTGTTCGTGCACCCCGAACAGAAAGGCTATTTCAAGGAAACCGGCCTGGATGTGAACGTCGAGGCCGCCAGCGGCGCAGGCGCCATCCAGCGCGTGGCCTCCGGCACCCACGACCTGGGTTTTGCCGACCTGGCCGCGCTGATGGAGTTCCACGCCAACAACCCGGACGCGCCCATCAAGCCCGTGGCCATCATGGTGATCTACAACACCACGCCGGCTTCGGTGATGGCGCTGAAGAAATCCGGCATCACCAAGGCCTCCGACCTGACCGGCAAAAAGCTGGGCGCCCCCATCTTTGATGCCGGCCGCCGCACCTTCCCCATCTTTGCCCAGGCCAATGGGGTGGGCGAGGTGCAGTGGACCACCATGGACCCGCCGCTGCGCGAGACCATGCTGGCGCGCGGCGACCTGGATGCCGTCACCGGCTACACCTTCACCAGCCTGCTGAATCTGGAGACCCGTGGCGTCAAGCGCGAAGACATCGTGGTGCTGCCCTATGCCACCCACGGCGTGCAGCTCTACGGCAATGTGATCATCGCCAGCCCCAAGCTGATCGCCGAAAAGCCCGAGGCCGTGCGCGCCTTCCTGAAAGCCTTTGCCAAGGGCGCCAAGGAAGCCATTGCCAACCCCGAAGCCGCCATCGCCTCGATGAAGGCCAAGGACGGCCTGGTGAACACGGCACTCGAGGTCAAGCGCCTGAAGCTGACGATTGACACCGCCATCGACAGCAAGGGTGCACGCGACGAAGGCTTTGGCCAGTTGCGCAAGGAACGCCTGGCCCAGATGGCCGAGCAGGTCTCCAAGGCCTATGCCACCAAGAACCCGGTGCCCGCCAACGCGGTGTGGAACGGCAGCTTCCTGCCCTCTGCCGCCGAACTGGACGTGCTTCCCAAGCGCTAA
- a CDS encoding cupin domain-containing protein: MTASAPFSTAPAAPTAPVKLVRIDPSDLSQARSGQPSRPLRGDTTYKTLDVFSGNGGKANAGVWEATAGAFRSHIQGYIEFCHIVEGSCRLVDPDGSVHHFQAGDSFVLPDGFSGHWEVDERVKKVFVTTDVDAPAAA, encoded by the coding sequence GTGACTGCCTCTGCCCCCTTTTCCACCGCCCCCGCCGCTCCCACCGCTCCTGTCAAGCTGGTGCGCATCGACCCCAGCGACCTGTCGCAGGCCCGCAGCGGCCAGCCCAGCCGTCCGCTGCGCGGTGACACCACCTACAAGACGCTGGACGTATTCAGCGGCAACGGCGGCAAAGCCAATGCCGGCGTCTGGGAAGCCACGGCCGGGGCCTTCCGCTCCCACATCCAGGGCTATATCGAGTTCTGCCACATCGTCGAAGGCAGCTGCCGCCTGGTGGACCCGGATGGCAGCGTGCACCATTTCCAGGCGGGTGACAGCTTTGTCTTACCCGACGGCTTCAGCGGCCACTGGGAAGTGGACGAACGCGTGAAGAAAGTGTTTGTCACCACCGATGTCGATGCGCCGGCAGCGGCATGA
- a CDS encoding urease accessory protein UreD, whose translation MPWHAHLSLDYHHRTGRTAAHFTHDGPLRVLRSLYPEGPTICHHVLVHPPGGLVGGDTLDIQVHAGAGAHALVTTPGATRFYRSEGEPALQRTRLRLDAGARLEWLPLEAIAYNGCLARNQLELDLAPGAELLAWDITALGLPHAEAPWLRGEFLQHMEWPGRWLERGLIRADDGPLLDGPLGLAGQRCLGSLVFACGSPLSRARREQVQEATHALLASHPQGPWCGVTSPNDHVLVLRGLAPLVEPLMQLWQQVWALWRRLLWEREAPLPRIWSM comes from the coding sequence ATGCCCTGGCACGCCCACCTCTCCCTCGACTACCACCACCGCACCGGCCGCACGGCCGCGCATTTCACCCACGACGGCCCGCTGCGCGTGCTGCGCAGCCTCTACCCCGAAGGCCCTACCATCTGCCACCATGTGCTGGTCCATCCGCCTGGCGGGCTGGTGGGCGGGGACACCCTGGACATCCAGGTGCACGCCGGAGCCGGTGCCCACGCCCTGGTCACCACCCCGGGCGCCACGCGCTTTTACCGCAGCGAAGGCGAACCGGCACTGCAACGCACGCGCCTGCGGCTGGATGCCGGTGCCCGCCTGGAATGGCTGCCGCTGGAAGCCATTGCCTACAACGGCTGCCTGGCCCGCAACCAGCTGGAACTGGATCTGGCCCCCGGCGCCGAACTGCTGGCCTGGGACATCACGGCCCTGGGTCTGCCCCACGCCGAGGCGCCCTGGCTGCGCGGTGAATTCCTGCAGCACATGGAATGGCCCGGCCGCTGGCTGGAGCGCGGGCTGATCCGCGCCGACGATGGGCCGCTGCTGGATGGCCCGCTGGGCCTGGCCGGCCAGCGCTGCCTGGGCAGCCTGGTGTTTGCCTGCGGCAGCCCCCTGTCCCGTGCCCGCCGGGAACAGGTGCAGGAAGCCACACACGCCTTGCTGGCCAGCCACCCCCAGGGCCCGTGGTGCGGGGTCACCAGCCCCAACGACCATGTGCTGGTGCTGCGCGGCCTGGCCCCGCTGGTGGAGCCGCTGATGCAGCTGTGGCAGCAGGTCTGGGCGCTGTGGCGCCGGCTGCTGTGGGAGCGGGAAGCCCCGCTGCCCCGCATCTGGTCCATGTAG
- the urtC gene encoding urea ABC transporter permease subunit UrtC, whose translation MTTSSLKTNVLLPASSLPGRRPLLSKAGWSAFMLALIAVCALAPVLNLWVPEGSALHLSDYAVRLLGKIMCYAICALAMDLIWGYTGILSLGHGLFFALGGYVMGMYLMRQIGTDGSYQSSLPDFMVFLDWKEFPWHWALSDSFVATVILVLAVPGVLAFVFGWFAFRSRIKGVYFSIITQAMTYAAMLLFFRNETGFGGNNGFTDFKRILGMPLATQEMRMALFVITGCTLLGFFLLARWLVGSKFGRVLQAIRDAETRVMFSGYSPLQYKLTIWVISAMMCGVAGALYVPQVGIINPGEMSAASSIEIAIWAAVGGRGTLVGPIAGAFVVNGAKSWLTVVAPEFWLYFLGGLFIVVTLFLPDGIAGLVRKLRRRKPVDSSKSSKEEGRA comes from the coding sequence ATGACGACATCTTCCTTGAAAACGAATGTGCTGCTGCCGGCCTCGTCCCTGCCGGGGCGCAGACCGTTGCTGAGCAAGGCCGGCTGGTCGGCCTTCATGCTGGCGCTGATCGCCGTGTGTGCGCTGGCACCGGTGCTCAACCTGTGGGTGCCCGAAGGCAGCGCCCTGCACCTGTCGGATTACGCCGTGCGCCTGCTGGGCAAGATCATGTGCTACGCGATCTGCGCGCTGGCCATGGACCTGATCTGGGGCTATACCGGCATCCTGAGCCTGGGCCACGGCCTGTTCTTCGCGCTGGGCGGCTATGTGATGGGCATGTACCTGATGCGCCAGATCGGCACCGACGGCAGCTACCAGAGCAGCCTGCCCGACTTCATGGTGTTCCTGGACTGGAAGGAATTCCCCTGGCACTGGGCGCTGTCGGACAGCTTTGTGGCCACGGTCATCCTGGTGCTGGCCGTGCCCGGCGTGCTGGCCTTTGTGTTCGGCTGGTTCGCCTTCCGCTCGCGCATCAAGGGCGTGTATTTCTCCATCATCACGCAGGCCATGACCTATGCGGCCATGCTGCTGTTCTTCCGCAACGAAACCGGCTTTGGCGGCAACAACGGCTTCACCGACTTCAAGCGCATCCTGGGCATGCCACTGGCCACGCAGGAAATGCGCATGGCACTGTTCGTCATCACCGGCTGCACCTTGCTGGGCTTCTTCCTGCTGGCACGCTGGCTGGTGGGCAGCAAGTTCGGCCGGGTGCTGCAGGCCATCCGCGACGCGGAGACGCGGGTGATGTTCTCGGGCTACTCGCCGCTGCAGTACAAGCTCACCATCTGGGTCATCAGCGCCATGATGTGCGGCGTGGCCGGTGCCTTGTATGTGCCGCAGGTGGGCATCATCAACCCTGGCGAAATGTCGGCCGCCAGTTCGATCGAGATCGCCATCTGGGCGGCCGTGGGCGGACGCGGCACCCTGGTCGGCCCCATTGCCGGCGCGTTCGTGGTCAACGGTGCCAAGAGCTGGCTCACGGTGGTGGCGCCGGAATTCTGGCTGTACTTTCTGGGCGGCCTGTTCATTGTGGTGACGCTGTTCCTGCCCGATGGCATTGCCGGACTGGTGCGCAAGCTGCGTCGCCGCAAGCCGGTGGACAGCAGCAAGAGCAGCAAAGAGGAGGGCCGCGCATGA
- a CDS encoding Bug family tripartite tricarboxylate transporter substrate binding protein — MFRRTILATTVALSLTAALAPLAHAKDAWPVKTITLVQPYAPGGTSDMLARIIAMELEKRITANVIVESKAGANGNIATAYVSRAKPDGGTFLVGSSSPVVISPSLYKSVPYHPEKDLTPITTIAKAPFLLVTSPKSGIHNVPELIAQAKAGKINFGSAGAGSPQHMIAEMFNTEAKIKVPHVPYKGSAPLVVAVMANEVQYAIDNPVPLKPQIDSGKLKALAITSKHASPKFPGVKSLHELGFTNFEVEPWYGMIGSKGLPKDLAERMNKYVQDILAQDHVKQKISELGADAFGMSTGEFAKLISADIKKWGAAVKASGATAD; from the coding sequence ATGTTCCGCCGAACCATCCTGGCCACCACGGTCGCCCTGAGTCTGACTGCCGCCCTGGCCCCCCTGGCCCATGCCAAGGACGCCTGGCCCGTCAAGACCATCACCCTGGTGCAACCCTATGCCCCCGGTGGCACCAGCGACATGCTGGCGCGCATCATCGCCATGGAACTGGAAAAGCGCATCACCGCCAATGTGATCGTGGAAAGCAAGGCCGGCGCCAATGGCAACATCGCCACCGCCTATGTCAGCCGTGCCAAGCCCGATGGCGGCACCTTCCTGGTCGGCTCCAGCAGCCCGGTGGTGATCTCGCCCTCGCTGTACAAGAGCGTGCCCTACCACCCCGAGAAGGACCTGACGCCCATCACCACCATCGCCAAGGCCCCGTTCCTGCTGGTGACCAGCCCCAAGTCGGGAATCCACAACGTGCCGGAACTGATCGCCCAGGCCAAGGCCGGCAAGATCAATTTCGGCTCGGCCGGCGCCGGTTCGCCCCAGCACATGATTGCCGAGATGTTCAACACCGAGGCCAAGATCAAGGTGCCCCATGTGCCCTACAAGGGTTCGGCCCCGCTGGTGGTGGCCGTGATGGCCAACGAGGTGCAGTACGCCATCGACAACCCGGTGCCGCTCAAGCCGCAGATCGACAGCGGCAAGCTCAAGGCCCTGGCCATCACCAGCAAGCACGCCTCGCCCAAGTTCCCCGGCGTCAAGAGCCTGCATGAGCTGGGCTTCACCAACTTCGAGGTGGAACCCTGGTACGGCATGATCGGCTCCAAGGGCCTGCCCAAGGACCTGGCCGAGCGCATGAACAAGTATGTGCAGGACATCCTGGCGCAGGACCACGTCAAGCAGAAGATCTCCGAACTGGGCGCCGACGCGTTTGGCATGTCCACCGGCGAGTTCGCCAAGCTGATCAGCGCGGACATCAAGAAGTGGGGCGCCGCCGTCAAGGCCTCGGGCGCCACGGCGGACTGA
- a CDS encoding ABC transporter ATP-binding protein, producing the protein MTASSQDPAFVDFRDVWLAYNDELLAQNHFAVEAIDLQVRRGEFIAIVGPSGCGKSTFMKLATGLRMPSMGKILIDSQPVTGPLKISGMAFQSPSLLPWRTTVDNVLLPLEIVEPHRSQFKAKRKEYEERARNLLKKVGLGGYEDKFPWQLSGGMQQRASICRALIHEPKMLLLDEPFGALDAFTREELWCILRDLHAEQQFNVILVTHDLRESVFLADTVYVMSKSPGRFVVRREIDFPRPRDLELTYTKEFTDIVLELRGHIGALRKDGAVINQ; encoded by the coding sequence ATGACGGCTTCCTCCCAAGACCCCGCCTTTGTTGATTTCCGTGACGTCTGGCTGGCCTACAACGACGAGTTGCTGGCCCAGAACCATTTCGCGGTGGAGGCCATTGACCTGCAAGTGCGCCGTGGCGAGTTCATCGCCATCGTCGGCCCCTCGGGCTGCGGCAAATCGACGTTCATGAAGCTGGCCACCGGCCTGCGCATGCCCAGCATGGGCAAGATCCTGATCGACAGCCAGCCCGTCACCGGCCCGCTAAAGATCTCGGGCATGGCCTTCCAGTCGCCCTCGCTGCTGCCCTGGCGCACCACGGTGGACAACGTGCTGCTGCCGCTGGAGATCGTGGAGCCCCACCGCAGCCAGTTCAAGGCCAAGCGCAAGGAATACGAAGAACGCGCCCGCAACCTGCTGAAGAAAGTGGGCCTGGGCGGCTATGAAGACAAGTTTCCCTGGCAGCTGTCGGGCGGCATGCAGCAGCGCGCCAGCATCTGCCGTGCGCTGATCCATGAACCCAAGATGCTGCTGCTGGACGAGCCTTTCGGTGCGCTGGATGCCTTCACCCGCGAAGAGCTGTGGTGCATTCTGCGCGACCTGCATGCCGAGCAGCAGTTCAACGTGATTCTGGTGACGCATGACCTGCGCGAATCGGTCTTCCTGGCCGACACCGTGTACGTGATGAGCAAGAGCCCCGGCCGCTTTGTGGTGCGCCGCGAGATCGACTTTCCCCGCCCGCGCGACCTGGAGCTGACCTACACCAAGGAATTCACCGACATCGTGCTGGAGCTGCGCGGCCACATCGGCGCGCTGCGCAAAGACGGCGCCGTGATCAACCAATAA
- a CDS encoding nucleoside deaminase: protein MLAAPMMDDRPPEGQPLSATDAKYLRQAFVWANAARTRGNRPFGAVVVAADGRILAEAFSNTRETGDCTGHAEMNAVRQLGNPRVAPELLAGATLYASAQPCAMCAGAICNAGIGRVVFGLDDTRLLQIRPDLRGSTLDCHTVFDNATYAITCIGPALVNEALAVYEDSWFPPSS, encoded by the coding sequence ATGCTCGCAGCACCCATGATGGATGACCGCCCCCCCGAAGGACAGCCTCTGTCCGCGACCGATGCCAAATACCTGCGGCAGGCCTTTGTCTGGGCGAATGCGGCCCGCACCCGCGGCAACCGGCCCTTCGGTGCCGTGGTGGTGGCCGCCGATGGGCGCATCCTGGCCGAGGCCTTCAGCAACACCCGCGAGACGGGCGACTGCACCGGCCATGCGGAAATGAATGCCGTGCGCCAGCTGGGCAACCCCCGTGTGGCGCCCGAGCTGCTGGCGGGTGCCACGCTCTATGCGTCGGCCCAGCCCTGCGCCATGTGCGCCGGCGCCATCTGCAACGCCGGTATCGGCCGCGTGGTGTTTGGCCTGGACGATACGCGGCTGCTGCAGATCCGGCCCGACCTGCGCGGCAGCACACTGGACTGCCACACCGTGTTCGACAACGCCACCTATGCCATCACCTGCATCGGCCCGGCCCTGGTCAACGAAGCCCTGGCGGTGTACGAGGACAGCTGGTTCCCGCCCTCCTCCTGA
- a CDS encoding methyl-accepting chemotaxis protein, whose protein sequence is MRQNLPVTLHEFQFPDDELLMSTTDSQGNITHCNAAFVRVSGFSMEELMGQPHSLVRHPDMPAEAFRDMWATIGHGRSWKGIVKNRRKDGGFYWVHAHVTPIMQGGKPVGYMSVRAKPTREQVQAAEQLYARLAQERAKGQPDMVLHAGHARLLGLRNLFGKMQRANFTLRIAAVVLPLLLMGCLPAVLGWTAAWQVGLQAAAMVLWSALGLGWLHRTLTQPFALTHRFAKQLASCELDRQLPLVPGRHPMALLMEHLHQVHFNLRAIVGDARHEIDSFSHLSRDLSGSARSLSERTELQAERLQQTAAAMTQLAGSVEQSQQTTEEVLQQSGKSAELAERGGQAMQKVEDMVHQLRDSSQQMGQIITTIESIAFQTNILALNAAVEAARAGEQGRGFAVVAGEVRTLAQRSAEAAKEIKRLISGSNDRIHQGAERMQEASATISQAVQSVAQVSQLVQEIVETSREQALGIAQVDRAIGELDAVTQENARMSEVSAHSAGHMSSNAGVLHRTLEVFRMR, encoded by the coding sequence ATGCGCCAGAACCTGCCTGTCACCCTCCACGAGTTCCAGTTTCCCGATGACGAGCTGCTGATGTCCACCACGGACAGCCAGGGCAACATCACCCACTGCAATGCCGCCTTCGTGCGTGTCAGCGGCTTCAGCATGGAAGAGCTGATGGGCCAGCCCCACAGCCTGGTGCGCCACCCTGATATGCCGGCCGAAGCCTTCCGCGATATGTGGGCCACCATCGGCCACGGCCGGAGCTGGAAGGGCATCGTCAAGAACCGCCGCAAGGATGGCGGCTTCTACTGGGTCCACGCCCACGTCACGCCCATCATGCAAGGCGGCAAGCCCGTGGGCTATATGTCGGTGCGGGCCAAGCCCACGCGCGAACAGGTGCAGGCAGCCGAGCAGCTCTATGCCCGCCTGGCGCAGGAGCGGGCCAAGGGCCAGCCCGACATGGTGCTGCATGCCGGCCATGCGCGCCTGCTGGGGCTGCGCAATCTGTTCGGAAAAATGCAGCGCGCCAACTTCACGCTGCGCATCGCCGCCGTGGTCCTGCCGCTGCTGCTGATGGGCTGCCTGCCCGCCGTGCTGGGCTGGACCGCCGCATGGCAGGTGGGGCTGCAGGCCGCCGCCATGGTGCTGTGGAGTGCGCTGGGCCTGGGCTGGCTGCACCGCACCCTGACGCAGCCTTTTGCGCTGACCCACCGCTTTGCCAAGCAGCTGGCCAGTTGCGAGCTGGACCGCCAGCTGCCGCTGGTGCCGGGCCGCCATCCGATGGCGCTGCTGATGGAGCACCTGCACCAGGTGCATTTCAATCTGCGGGCCATCGTGGGCGATGCGCGCCACGAGATCGACAGCTTCAGCCACCTCTCGCGCGATCTGTCCGGCAGCGCCCGCAGCCTGTCCGAGCGCACCGAACTGCAGGCCGAGCGCCTGCAGCAGACGGCTGCCGCCATGACGCAGCTGGCTGGCAGCGTGGAGCAATCCCAGCAGACCACAGAAGAAGTGCTGCAGCAAAGCGGCAAGAGCGCCGAGCTGGCGGAACGTGGCGGCCAGGCCATGCAGAAGGTGGAGGACATGGTGCACCAGCTGCGCGATTCGTCGCAGCAGATGGGGCAGATCATCACCACCATCGAAAGCATTGCCTTCCAGACCAATATCCTGGCGCTGAATGCGGCGGTCGAAGCCGCGCGCGCCGGCGAGCAGGGGCGCGGCTTTGCCGTGGTGGCCGGCGAGGTGCGCACGCTGGCGCAGCGCAGCGCCGAAGCGGCCAAGGAAATCAAGCGGCTGATCTCCGGCTCCAACGACCGCATCCACCAGGGGGCGGAGCGCATGCAGGAAGCCAGTGCCACCATCTCCCAGGCGGTGCAGTCGGTGGCCCAGGTCAGCCAGCTGGTGCAGGAAATTGTGGAAACCTCGCGCGAACAGGCCCTGGGCATTGCGCAGGTGGACCGTGCGATTGGCGAGCTGGATGCGGTCACGCAGGAGAACGCCCGCATGTCCGAGGTGTCAGCCCATTCCGCCGGCCACATGAGCAGCAACGCCGGTGTGCTGCACCGCACACTGGAAGTGTTCCGCATGCGCTGA